One segment of Plasmodium vivax chromosome 14, whole genome shotgun sequence DNA contains the following:
- a CDS encoding hypothetical protein, conserved (encoded by transcript PVX_123880A), whose amino-acid sequence MLGYARKINHIKKVLYREKAKRSKRAKCHIQHVPYSDRHKEKVTLWYKRGTLTQVIEYAERERGLFLLSDYGEARTKGGSHLVPPRKGTHLGVLSPENGPAWVGATPQGVPRHGNEHHEQEHANGGGRRNHNGGTSYELLSTTSPKGARPGGTPTSPHTSEESITVGKKYQDGQEKEQIERSGRSGRNEQSKPNRLLIHYHLGSVKSMMTILDKCQAYRYKNDTLLGDICQSIPSLDLRETNVKDLLTILHAFIKLNFFHEGHFNYLFFCLLNEHLLSNSHLISLLFVLSNVERMNALSCLLLYRVNFMVLHRMHSLSLHQLHNVLNAYLNMCRRLSVRGELQRGSAHQVIKTDGGGSPKINSKNFELFYKLRFDEAAQAGETANHSTPRNCIHLIFRLIDSLRKKKIPVEKLSKFITPQDCLNKAFVTHLKREIGLLFVKKLKCEHVLFNRLERKRLYRLRDSILGSPKGRGPHGEESAAEQGTPQWHSHTDEKTQLGTHLREQELNSARTFPQQKGGHTGSAAIQLKLIRRMKRQLDARLLVPLIRVCDFQEGDHHDGDGRSIGMRDVDDRSTAPRRNPPLDLLLHGYKHLPLKFDAKSLVVTLSCFSQRRQTQTDEVLHMLLNLMEKKINKFTPEQIVDMMNSISTLRDERIPNGTLNFLIRFLFNKNGIIYMKDTHVSTLLNVIQKKKKFINQDGVHYISHFVVNHKPHFKNVKNMFSYFSFHFHFNTFGDHFLSALYCSFLGGGSGGYLLELDLLNRVLSSTLVIPSFWKYQKRVFKKIDTCLLCTLRRMNRSDYSPRRRDLSHVVELISHMNSSLTSDVYKAYEGEINQMRRKKRSPRGDITNLVCGTTNGANGQVRKGNSTKIETHKDGKKKKKKKLQFYYAHNSYNEVYFMTSSFNLKIFILVKKILQKVLNGRGCANLHSEEIALLIKALTNLHEMKKKITQMNKTYTYFYVATKWRCKKNRIVNTYFLKTINQIDKDILQFLCKMDQERIFLCNVHMLRSNYLFEPLMNEQLVLSHLQQSVRRMGNKPVSTGTAVLFFNFLSSYKIDEMVLSSRGVRMKDVLHSRGVPRAGFEELEGTLLKAFLVSQKVESPYRKREKLFAHMYSEKKRQKSSIKNAIKHFFLTYKFTNWEYLKKYQQERKIYINKISNNLEREMLKRKIKKMDDLVKQNGTFRHMNKYNKFLICKFASKWKKKKKYLVLKSTINSSYVDANDMIELLFSSVVMSIRHLVNHPKGSSPRARERPTCEPPTCEPPTCEPPTCEPPTCEPPTSEYPKCVTFLLKKMIVLKKPKIVNITYPLYFKLRLCIEAIKWVYPKLMKNYGHILMYWKRVLGAHLGSDKTLKNYFDYAQSGISGNHTLSASHMLANGSDWGGAPHVVTPANGQTQHSLTNHANDALQKFLTYPCISQTNYKYKLRSKKNYSLENCLYFKNSKCYKNVVFHDMHEHVSYLQNSSHQLYINLVHLKRRLLRRSNNQGGQKRRKKKKKKNYKSVKQLNCNCAKRNSILFKCSFNIVDVKKVEMFHSHLVRVDVAKRNVVKNGPSEDNTLQLCASAFCKRELFLTLFLMKVELAKHIQTEFNIVPVATDKLNSIRSRKQLHLYLSAKLLC is encoded by the exons ATGCTCGGCTATGCCAGGAAAATAAACCACATCAAGAAGGTCCTATACAGAGAGAAGGCgaagagaagcaaaagaGCCAAGTGCCACATCCAGCACGTGCCCTACAGCGATCGGCACAAGGAGAAGGTGACCCTCTGgtacaaaagggggacgcTCACACAGGTGATTGAATATGCAGAGAGGGAAAGGGGCCTGTTCCTCCTCAGTGACTATGGGGAGGCGcgcacaaaggggggaagtcatTTGGTGCCACCTCGAAAGGGTACCCACCTAGGAGTACTTTCTCCTGAGAATGGCCCTGCATGGGTTGGCGCAACACCCCAGGGGGTGCCTCGCCATGGGAACGAGCATCATGAACAGGAACACGCGAATggcggggggaggaggaatcACAACGGCGGGACCTCCTACGAATTACTGAGCACCACGTCGCCAAAAGGTGCCCGCCCAGGAGGCACTCCAACCTCTCCTCACACAAGCGAAGAGAGCATCacggtggggaaaaaatatcaagACGGGcaggaaaaagaacaaattgaacgaagcggaagaagcggaagaaatGAACAGAGCAAACCAAACCGACTGCTGATCCACTACCATTTGGGGAGCGTAAAAAGCATGATGACCATTTTGGACAAGTGCCAAGCGTACaggtacaaaaatgataCCCTCTTGGGGGACATTTGCCAATCCATCCCCTCGCTCGACCTACGAGAGACCAACGTAAAGGACCTCCTGACCATTCTACATGCAttcattaaattaaattttttccatgaGGGTCATTTtaattacctttttttttgtctcctAAATGAGCATCTTCTGAGCAACTCCCATTTGATATCCCTCCTGTTCGTTTTGTCTAACGTAGAAAGGATGAACGCTTTGAGTTGCCTCCTCCTCTACAGAGTCAATTTTATGGTGCTCCACAGGATGCACTCCCTCTCCCTGCACCAGCTGCATAATGTGCTGAACGCCTACCTCAACATGTGCAGGCGGTTGTCCGTTCGGGGAGAACTTCAACGGGGAAGTGCACACCAGGTGATAAAGACGGATGGGGGGGGCTCCCCGAAGATCAATTCGAAAAATTTTGAGCTGTTTTACAAGCTGAGGTTTGACGAGGCAGCCCAAGCAGGGGAGACTGCCAATCATAGCACTCCCCGCAACTGCATTCACCTCATATTCCGCCTCATTGACAGcctgaggaagaaaaagatccCCGTGGAAAAGCTGAGCAAATTCATAACCCCCCAGGATTGCCTCAACAAAGCTTTCGTCACCCACTTGAAGAGAGAAATAGGCCTCCTCTTTGTGAAGAAGCTAAAATGTGAACACGTCCTCTTTAACCGCCTGGAGAGGAAGCGTCTGTATCGGTTGAGGGATTCCATTTTGGGATCTCCTAAAGGAAGGGGCCCCCATGGGGAGGAAAGCGCGGCAGAACAGGGAACCCCCCAGTGGCATTCCCACACAGATGAGAAGACTCAACTGGGGACCCACTTAAGGGAGCAAGAACTGAATTCGGCGCGTACCTTCCCacagcagaagggggggcacACAGGGTCGGCGGCTATCCAGTTGAAGCTGATAAGGAGGATGAAGCGGCAGCTGGACGCCCGGCTCCTCGTGCCGCTGATCAGGGTGTGCGACTTTCAGGAGGGTGATCATCACGATGGGGATGGCCGCTCAATCGGCATGCGCGATGTGGATGACCGCTCAACCGCCCCGcggaggaacccccccctgGACCTGCTCCTCCACGGCTACAAACACCTGCCCCTGAAGTTCGATGCAAAGAGCCTCGTGGTGACGCTGAGCTGCTTCTCCCAGCGAAGGCAAACACAAACGGATGAAGTCCTTCACATGCTATTAAACctcatggaaaaaaaaataaacaaatttactCCAGAGCAAATAGTAGACATGATGAACAGCATCTCCACCCTGAGAGATGAAAGAATACCAAATGGCACTCTCAATTTTTTGATTAGATTTctctttaacaaaaatgggattATTTACATGAAGGACACACATGTGAGTACTCTCCTAAATGtgattcaaaaaaaaaaaaaatttattaaccAAGACGGTGTTCATTATATAAGTCACTTTGTTGTTAACCATAAGccgcattttaaaaatgtgaaaaatatgttttcctatttttccttccattttcattttaacaCTTTTGGTGACCACTTTTTAAGTGCACTTTATTGTTCCTTCTTGGGTGGCGGCAGTGGTGGGTACCTCCTCGAGTTGGATCTCCTCAATCGAGTTTTATCATCCACTTTGGTAATTCCCTCCTTCTGGAAATATCAAAAAAGggtcttcaaaaaaattgacactTGTCTGTTGTGCACTTTGAGGAGAATGAACCGTTCGGACTACTCCCCCCGGCGGAGGGACCTCTCTCATGTGGTCGAACTTATTTCCCACATGAACAGCTCCCTCACGAGCGATGTTTACAAAGCGTACGAGGGTGAAATAAATCAAAtgagaaggaagaaacgtTCCCCTCGGGGGGACATCACAAATTTGGTATGCGGAACGACGAATGGCGCAAATGGACAAGTCAGAAAAGGGAACTCTACAAAGATTGAAACACAcaaggatggaaaaaaaaaaaaaaaaaaaaaattgcaattttattatgcaCACAATTCGTACAATGAAGTGTACTTCATGACGTCATCcttcaatttaaaaatcttCATTTTGGTCAAAAAAATTCTCCAAAAGGTGTTAAATGGGAGGGGATGTGCTAACCTGCACAGTGAAGAGATCGCTCTCCTGATAAAGGCACTAACAAATCTgcacgaaatgaaaaaaaaaatcacgcAGATGAACAAAACGTACACCTATTTTTACGTTGCAACGAAGTggagatgcaaaaaaaacagaattgTAAAcacgtattttttaaaaacaattaacCAGATTGATAAGGATATTCTCcaatttttgtgcaaaatggaCCAGGAAAGGATCTTTCTCTGCAACGTCCACATGCTAAGGAGTAACTACCTGTTTGAGCCGCTAATGAACGAACAACTCGTGCTGTCCCACCTTCAGCAAAGTGTGCGCCGAATGGGGAACAAACCAGTCAGCACAGGCACCGCCgttcttttctttaattttttgagtTCCTACAAAATTGACGAAATGGTGTTGTCCAGCAGGGGTGTACGCATGAAGGATGTGTTGCACAGTCGGGGTGTGCCTCGAGCAG GCTTCGAAGAACTGGAGGGGACGCTCCTGAAGGCCTTCCTGGTCAGCCAAAAAGTGGAAAGTCCATAccgaaaaagagaaaagctgtttgcacacatgtacagtgagaagaagaggcaaaagTCCAGCATAAAAAACGCCATAaagcatttctttttaacgtATAAATTCACAAATTgggaatatttaaaaaagtaccAACAGGAGAGGAAAatctacataaataaaatttcgaACAACCTGGAGAgagaaatgttaaaaaggaaaataaaaaaaatggacgaTCTGGTTAAGCAGAATGGCACCTTTAGGCATATGAACAAGTacaacaaatttttaatttgcaaatttgcctcaaaatggaagaagaaaaaaaaatatttagtcCTCAAGAGCACCATTAATTCGTCCTATGTGGACGCAAATGACATGATCGAGTTGTTGTTCAGCTCAGTGGTTATGTCCATTCGGCATCTTGTCAATCACCCTAAGGGGAGTTCCCCCCGCGCACGCGAGCGTCCCACGTGTGAACCACCCACCTGTGAACCACCCACCTGTGAACCACCCACGTGTGAACCACCAACCTGTGAGCCCCCCACGTCTGAATACCCCAAATGTGTGACATTcctgctaaaaaaaatgattgtCTTGAAAAAGCCCAAAATCGTTAACATCACATACCCCCTCTACTTTAAGCTCCGTCTCTGCATTGAGGCCATCAAATGGGTGTACCCCAAGCTGATGAAAAATTATGGGCACATATTAATGTACTGGAAGAGAGTGCTGGGCGCGCATTTGGGGAGCGACAAGAccttgaaaaattatttcgaCTACGCGCAGAGCGGCATCAGCGGGAACCATACGTTGAGCGCATCCCACATGCTAGCAAACGGGAGCGATTGGGGCGGCGCCCCCCACGTGGTTACCCCTGCAAACGGGCAGACGCAGCACAGCCTCACGAACCACGCAAACGACGCCCTCCAAAAATTTCTAACCTACCCCTGCATTTCGCAAACGaattacaaatataaattaagaagtaaaaaaaactactCCCTCGAGAATTGTctttactttaaaaattccAAATGTTACAAAAACGTAGTCTTTCACGACATGCACGAGCATGTTAGCTACCTCCAAAACAGCTCTCACCAGCTGTACATTAATTTGGTGCACTTGAAGAGGAGACTACTACGGCGAAGTAACAAccagggggggcaaaaaagaaggaaaaaaaaaaaaaaaaaaaactataaaagCGTAAAGCAGTTAAACTGTAATTGTGCCAAACGAAATAGCATACTGTTCAAATGCTCGTTCAACATAGTGGACgtgaaaaaagtggaaatgtTTCATAGCCATCTGGTCAGAGTAGACGTGGCTAAGCGTAACG TCGTAAAAAATGGCCCAAGCGAAGATAACACGTTGCAGTTGTGCGCATCCGCATTTTGCAAAcgagaattatttttaactttatttttgatgaaaGTGGAATTGGCGAAGCATATCCAGACAGA gTTTAACATCGTGCCGGTGGCCACGGACAAACTGAACAGCATCCGCAGCAGAAAGCAGCTCCATTTGTACTTATCAGCGAAACTGTTGTGTtga